From a single Streptomyces misionensis genomic region:
- a CDS encoding ThiF family adenylyltransferase, producing MSPQLTSRSPDLRRLQEEGYEIEVRSGLLLMHHVPYVDAQRRVRYGVLVSELSLAGDVTVVPGTHVVMFSGAEPCNHLGQPLEALINSRGRQIPAPGVEVDFTFSSKPASGYPDYYAKMTTYAAILASQAQQLDPEATAMTFPVLDDTAEDSVFRYIDTASSRAGIATVSRRLQGLRVVIVGLGGTGSYILDLVAKTPVAEIHLYDGDKFLQHNTFRSPGAVSREELEETPNKAEHFAAVYGRMHPGVIAHPVYVDETNAEKLRTADFVFLSVDDNTARRRIVEELERHQVAFIDVGMGVYQTDGQLSGLVRATTSTPARRKHVHDHQRIPAADGAGPNDYQRNIQIADLNALNATLAVIKWKKLCGFYLDLEQEFHSVYQIDGNVLTNEDTP from the coding sequence ATGTCACCGCAACTGACAAGTCGTAGCCCGGACCTGCGCCGCCTGCAGGAGGAGGGTTACGAGATCGAGGTCCGGTCCGGACTCCTGCTGATGCACCACGTGCCTTACGTGGATGCCCAGCGCCGGGTCCGCTACGGAGTTCTCGTCTCGGAGCTGTCTCTGGCGGGTGACGTGACTGTGGTCCCGGGCACGCACGTCGTCATGTTCAGCGGCGCCGAGCCCTGCAACCACCTGGGGCAGCCGCTCGAAGCCCTCATCAACAGCCGCGGGCGGCAGATCCCGGCGCCGGGGGTCGAGGTCGACTTCACCTTCTCGAGCAAGCCGGCGTCCGGTTACCCGGACTACTACGCCAAGATGACGACCTACGCCGCCATCTTGGCCTCCCAGGCTCAGCAGTTGGACCCTGAGGCCACCGCGATGACGTTCCCCGTCCTCGACGACACTGCCGAGGATTCCGTGTTCCGATACATAGACACTGCCTCCAGCAGGGCCGGCATCGCTACTGTCTCACGCCGCCTTCAGGGCCTGCGTGTTGTCATCGTGGGGCTGGGAGGGACCGGAAGCTACATCCTCGACCTTGTCGCGAAGACTCCCGTGGCGGAGATCCACCTCTACGACGGTGACAAGTTTCTGCAGCACAACACCTTCCGCTCGCCTGGCGCGGTCTCACGCGAAGAGCTTGAGGAGACCCCGAACAAGGCCGAGCACTTCGCTGCCGTCTACGGCCGGATGCACCCCGGCGTCATCGCACACCCCGTATATGTGGACGAGACCAACGCTGAGAAGCTTCGTACGGCGGACTTCGTCTTCTTGTCAGTGGACGACAATACCGCGCGCCGACGGATCGTCGAGGAACTCGAGCGGCACCAGGTGGCGTTCATTGACGTGGGGATGGGCGTGTACCAGACAGACGGACAACTTTCCGGCCTGGTAAGGGCCACCACCAGCACTCCGGCCAGGCGCAAGCACGTGCACGACCACCAGCGCATCCCGGCGGCAGACGGTGCCGGCCCCAACGACTACCAGCGCAACATCCAGATCGCCGATCTCAACGCGCTCAACGCAACGCTGGCCGT